From one Papilio machaon chromosome 16, ilPapMach1.1, whole genome shotgun sequence genomic stretch:
- the LOC106715729 gene encoding uncharacterized protein LOC106715729 translates to MKQLRSNAHQLALDRTLSDIIFFSLIAVTFIAPIFSFTQIMLRMNEDKTTGIQEISEMAGASSLMICLSQLVNSFPPSLMMGVGSSIVCKLLDIEANPFITFIGWFLHYMTVIAFAFALSYITKTIWYTVSISMFAYLTTWFPAILIEVGSFTIIGLILKGLLPHAPFIWFIHQIFVASELGNTFHVCSIQSHP, encoded by the exons ATGAAGCAATTAAGGAGTAATGCTCATCAACTAGCACTTGATCGTACATTATCCGATATCATATTCTTTTCCTTGATCGCAGTCACTTTCATTGCCCccatattttctttcacaCAAATCATGCTGCGAATGAACGAAGACAAAACAACAGGAATACAG GAGATCTCTGAGATGGCTGGCGCATCATCACTGATGATTTGTCTATCGCAGTTAGTGAATTCATTCCCACCGTCGCTAATGATGGGTGTGGGCAGTAGCATAGTGTGCAAGCTGCTGGACATCGAGGCAAATCCTTTCATCACGTTCATCGGCTGGTTCCTGCACTACATGACAGTGATCGCATTCGCTTTTGCCCTCAGTTACATCACCAAAACCA TTTGGTACACAGTGTCTATATCAATGTTTGCGTATCTCACCACGTGGTTCCCTGCCATCCTCATTGAAGTTGGAAGCTTTACTATAATAGGATTGATCCTAAAAGGATTGCTGCCTCACGCTCCATTCATATGGTTTATTCATCAGATATTCGTAGCTAGTGAATTAGGTAATACTTTTCATGTCTGTTCCATTCAATCACATCCATAA
- the LOC106715730 gene encoding thioredoxin domain-containing protein 3 homolog translates to MARKGQVSIQDNVETNEEFQDYLIEHMDQLICMEVYSDFCGPCLATNNAIRKGKLEIGQDRIAMGKALADKVDVLARFRGKSEPVFLFIVKGKLTRAMFGANGIELCRIIEEELAFMKKELETGIERPKQPIEELLPEESEKIEMELKQEEEARQARERIRILTLAARKKRVAERMAKNLTQLNFILYWPHCHQAHVDLYEKWDLINIQVGAKETIQLTEAMVPEALYMSDVEPNEACVHALLSGEVLVVLFKMFDTDTRNFVKLLRYTLYEEIPIPKEDVPPEKQVPLVPAYERYAAVSKTVREVRRERYEAKLEKLRLEKEEQERLAAEQARLAREAEEERLYQEKKRKEEERMARIQAGLPAEPEPEAGEEEVEGEGVGEEIAEEEAPEKVVEEEEVFHSDVSVEGEDYIPPGGLFVPGLYAPPNELAKANGLAFFFPKVVQQITTLETEHLPPHVLVIFSVDKRHEVRDAMKQFPGEIIQAGIFMGEDPYAMEHVAFTIKQYDQMTRLRKHRDRLALMVSRKRSNALLTLAGLNPCYISSDLESGERDCLAMFPVGYGDEYVEEESVVEEEQVVEVIPPSEPEPEPEADAGPEPENEDDDEEDHGDD, encoded by the exons ATGGCACGTAAAGGACAAGTATCTATACAAGATAATGTAGAAACGAACGAGGAATTCCAGGATTATTTGATAGAACATATGGATCAGCTTATAT GTATGGAAGTTTACTCAGACTTTTGCGGCCCGTGTCTGGCCACCAATAACGCTATTAGGAAGGGGAAACTAGAAATAGGTCAAGACAGGATAGCTATGGGAAAG gcGTTGGCTGACAAAGTAGACGTCCTAGCAAGGTTTAGAGGAAAGAGTGAacctgtttttctttttatagtt AAGGGTAAGCTGACGCGAGCGATGTTCGGCGCGAACGGCATCGAACTTTGCCGCATCATCGAGGAAGAGCTAGCTTTTATGAAGAAGGAATTGGAGACCGGCATTGAGCGACCCAAGCAACCCATTGAAGAACTCCTGCCTGAGGAGTCT GAAAAGATAGAAATGGAATTAAAGCAAGAAGAAGAAGCACGTCAGGCGAGAGAACGGATACGTATCCTAACGCTGGCCGCGCGTAAGAAGAGGGTAGCGGAAAGAATGGCCAAGAATCTCACGCAGCTCAACTTTATCCTGTACTGGCCCCACTGCCACCAGGCGCATGTCGATCTCTACGAGAAGTGGGATCTCATTA ATATCCAAGTTGGCGCTAAGGAAACGATACAGCTGACGGAGGCGATGGTGCCCGAAGCGCTGTATATGAGCGATGTGGAGCCGAACGAGGCCTGTGTGCACGCCCTGCTCTCCGGCGAGGTGCTCGTCGTGCTCTTCAAGATGTTCGACACAGATACAAGGAACTTTGTCA AGTTACTCCGGTACACGTTGTACGAGGAAATTCCGATACCGAAGGAAGACGTGCCGCCGGAGAAGCAGGTGCCCCTGGTGCCGGCCTACGAGCGCTACGCCGCCGTCAGTAAGACCGTGCGCGAGGTGCGTCGCGAGCGTTACGAAGCTAAGCTTGAGAAATTG CGATTGGAAAAAGAAGAACAAGAAAGATTAGCAGCAGAACAAGCGCGGCTAGCGCGTGAAGCCGAAGAGGAGAGATTATATCAGGAGAAGAAGCGGAAGGAAGAAGAGAGGATGGCTAGGATACAAGCTGGG TTACCTGCTGAGCCGGAACCGGAAGCAGGTGAAGAAGAGGTAGAAGGAGAAGGTGTTGGAGAAGAAATCGCCGAGGAAGAAGCACCGGAA AAGGTGGTGGAAGAAGAGGAGGTTTTCCACTCTGATGTGTCAGTGGAGGGGGAGGACTACATTCCTCCGGGAGGGCTGTTCGTGCCTGGACTGTACGCGCCGCCTAACGAACTAGCGAAAGCTAATGGATTAGCTTTCTTTTTTCCTAAA GTTGTACAGCAGATAACCACGCTGGAGACTGAGCACTTGCCGCCGCATGTGTTAGTCATATTCTCCGTGGACAAGCGGCACGAGGTGCGCGACGCCATGAAGCAGTTTCCAGGTGAAATCATACAG gCTGGAATTTTTATGGGCGAGGACCCTTATGCTATGGAACACGTCGCATTCACCATAAAGCAGTACGACCAGATGACGAGACTGAGGAAACA TCGTGACCGTTTAGCGCTTATGGTCTCTCGCAAGCGTAGCAATGCTCTCCTGACCCTGGCGGGGCTGAACCCGTGCTATATCAGCAGTGATTTGGAGTCGGGCGAGAGAGACTGTTTGGCTATGTTCCCTGTGGGCTACGGTGATGAGTATGTTGAGGAAGAGAGTGTCGTTGAAGAGGAGCAAGTTGTG GAAGTGATACCACCATCTGAACCGGAACCGGAACCAGAGGCAGATGCGGGACCAGAACCCGAG AATGAAGACGACGACGAAGAGGACCACGGAGATGATTGA
- the LOC106715789 gene encoding ceramide-1-phosphate transfer protein, with the protein MSNEHTLDLHYVHQSFQRSLKEEDDVVIEAYIDGYNELVKFLNLIGSVFSFVSSDVKSKIKVMEKHREGDDAIYYESFKKMMKYEKETCLHENNGFVSGSRTMLRLHRGLDFIRLFLKRLSDSDDAVNTCTTCQSSYNETLAEFHPWYIRKAATLAMHALPTRPDLLKKIFGTEDRLTEAMTILPQTLQSCDEVYQRVEQLYTDFDFHGLP; encoded by the exons atgtcTAATGAACATACCTTAGATTTGCATTATGTTCATCAGAGCTTCCAAAGAAGTCTAAAAGAAGAAGATGATGTAGTGATAGAGGCTTATATTGACGGATACAATGAGCTAGTGAA GTTCTTAAACCTGATCGGGTCAGTATTCTCTTTTGTGAGTAGTGATGTAAAGAGCAAAATAAAGGTGATGGAAAAACATAGAGAAGGTGACGATGCTATTTATTACGAGTCCTTTAAGAAAATGATGAAGTACGAAAAAGAGACTTGCTTACACGAAAATAATGGTTTTGTTTCTGGTTCAAGGACAATGTTACGATTACATAGAGGATTAG ATTTCATCAGATTATTtctgaaacgtcttagtgatTCAGATGATGCAGTTAACACATGTACAACTTGCCAGTCATCATATAATGAAACATTGGCTGAATTCCATCCTTGGTACATCAGGAAAGCAGCAACACTTGCAATGCATGCACTCCCAACAAGACCTGACTTATTGAAAAAG ATCTTCGGTACCGAGGACAGGTTAACTGAAGCGATGACCATACTGCCACAAACTCTTCAATCTTGTGATGAGGTATACCAAAGAGTGGAACAACTTTACACGGACTTCGACTTTCACGGCTTGCCATAA